From Pseudomonas sp. LS1212, the proteins below share one genomic window:
- a CDS encoding DUF2282 domain-containing protein, which produces MNNQSTLGLSLSATALALALGSALSLSMIPAAHAADDMEKCYGVAMKGKNDCAAGAGTTCAGTSKMDHQANAWKLVPKGTCEKTASPTSPTGFGQLQAFKAKS; this is translated from the coding sequence ATGAACAACCAAAGCACCCTGGGCCTGTCCCTCTCCGCCACCGCCCTGGCACTGGCCCTGGGCTCGGCCCTCAGCCTGAGCATGATCCCCGCCGCCCATGCCGCCGACGACATGGAAAAATGCTACGGCGTCGCCATGAAGGGCAAGAACGACTGCGCAGCAGGCGCAGGCACCACCTGTGCCGGCACTTCGAAAATGGACCATCAAGCAAACGCCTGGAAACTGGTCCCTAAAGGCACCTGCGAAAAAACCGCCAGTCCCACTTCGCCCACCGGCTTCGGTCAGCTCCAGGCCTTCAAGGCAAAGTCCTGA
- a CDS encoding NAD(P)-dependent oxidoreductase, which yields MSTALPSLAFAGIGLMGLPMCRRLLAAGYPLTVWNRSPEKCAALVEAGARQVQSPAELCQAADVVLLCLADTAVVRDVVFGPQGVVEGAWAGQLLVDLSSLEPTATREMAAELATRTGMSWLDAPVSGGTPGAEAGSLAIMVGGEAADVARARPILLALGQRVTHMGAVGAGQVTKACNQMIVACNALVIAEVVALAQQSGVDASLIAEALAGGFADSKPLQILAPQMAESRFEPVKWHVRTLLKDLDTAVKFSREQGSATPISGLAAQLMRLHGSQGYLQKDPATLIHLYRGQDKAE from the coding sequence ATGAGCACTGCGTTGCCTTCGCTGGCCTTTGCCGGTATCGGTTTGATGGGTTTGCCCATGTGTCGTCGCCTGCTGGCGGCAGGTTATCCGTTGACGGTGTGGAACCGCTCGCCGGAGAAGTGCGCGGCGCTGGTCGAGGCCGGTGCACGCCAGGTCCAGAGCCCTGCCGAGCTGTGTCAGGCAGCCGATGTCGTGCTGCTGTGCCTGGCCGATACGGCCGTGGTACGTGATGTGGTGTTCGGTCCGCAAGGTGTGGTCGAGGGTGCGTGGGCCGGGCAGTTGCTGGTGGACTTGTCCAGCCTGGAACCCACTGCCACCCGTGAAATGGCGGCTGAGCTGGCAACACGCACCGGCATGAGCTGGCTCGATGCGCCGGTTTCCGGCGGTACGCCGGGTGCCGAGGCCGGTAGCCTGGCGATCATGGTCGGAGGTGAGGCGGCGGATGTGGCGCGGGCCCGGCCGATCCTGTTGGCCCTGGGGCAGCGAGTGACCCACATGGGAGCAGTGGGGGCCGGCCAGGTGACCAAGGCCTGCAACCAGATGATCGTGGCCTGCAATGCGCTGGTAATTGCCGAGGTGGTCGCTCTGGCGCAGCAATCAGGGGTCGATGCCAGCCTGATCGCCGAAGCGCTGGCCGGGGGCTTTGCCGATTCGAAACCCTTGCAGATTCTGGCCCCGCAAATGGCCGAAAGCCGTTTCGAGCCGGTCAAGTGGCACGTGCGCACCTTGCTCAAGGATCTGGACACCGCGGTGAAATTCTCCCGTGAACAGGGTTCGGCCACCCCGATCAGCGGACTGGCTGCGCAACTGATGCGCTTGCACGGTAGCCAGGGTTATCTACAAAAAGATCCTGCAACATTGATCCATCTGTATCGCGGCCAGGATAAAGCTGAATGA
- a CDS encoding DUF2063 domain-containing protein, with translation MSTQADFAAALFDLERTGPTDLFSSPAPDSRFAVYRNNVISSLLGAMADSYPVVLQLVGEAFFNAMGLAYVQSHPPRSRLLVEYGEDFAAFIESFEPAASLPYLADVARLERLRIRAYHAADSNAVGHAAIAELLAQPESLVELRLSLHPSLSILVSDFAICSLWQAHQHDGEIETVDPWLPERALVLRCGLEVELLALDPGTCAFIQALQSGLPLGQAAGQGLQASTGFDLGHCLALLIGKAAITQLHTR, from the coding sequence ATGAGCACGCAAGCCGATTTCGCCGCGGCCCTGTTCGACCTTGAACGCACCGGCCCGACCGATCTGTTCAGCAGCCCGGCGCCTGACAGTCGATTTGCGGTCTACCGCAACAACGTCATCAGCTCATTGCTGGGCGCGATGGCCGACAGCTACCCGGTGGTGCTGCAACTGGTGGGCGAAGCCTTCTTCAACGCCATGGGCCTGGCCTACGTGCAGTCCCATCCACCTCGCTCGCGCCTGCTGGTGGAATATGGCGAGGACTTCGCCGCCTTTATCGAAAGCTTTGAACCAGCTGCCAGCCTGCCCTACCTCGCCGACGTCGCGCGCCTGGAGCGGCTGCGCATACGCGCCTACCACGCCGCCGACAGCAACGCCGTCGGCCATGCAGCGATTGCCGAGCTATTGGCGCAACCGGAAAGTCTGGTCGAGCTGCGCCTGAGCCTGCACCCAAGCCTCTCGATTCTGGTGTCGGACTTTGCCATCTGTTCGCTCTGGCAGGCCCATCAACATGACGGGGAGATCGAGACGGTCGATCCCTGGCTGCCCGAGCGCGCCCTGGTACTGCGCTGCGGCCTGGAGGTCGAACTCCTGGCACTTGATCCTGGAACCTGCGCGTTCATCCAGGCACTGCAGAGCGGTCTGCCCCTTGGCCAGGCAGCCGGCCAGGGCTTGCAAGCCAGTACCGGCTTCGACCTGGGCCACTGCCTGGCCCTGCTGATCGGCAAAGCCGCCATCACTCAACTGCACACACGGTAA
- a CDS encoding short chain dehydrogenase: protein MKILLIGANGTIGSAVAEELAQRHEIVRIGRSSGDLQVDISDSASIRRLFEQTGKFDALVCAAGNVTFAPLAEMTEKDFALGLSDKLMGQVNLLLIGRDYANDGASFTFTTGVLSHDPIRSGSSAALVNGAIDSFVRAAAIELPRGLRVNSVSPNVLAEAMDSYAPYFRGFKPVPAADVALAYAKSVEGLQTGQTYRVG from the coding sequence ATGAAAATCCTGTTGATCGGCGCCAACGGCACCATTGGCTCGGCAGTTGCCGAAGAACTGGCCCAGCGCCACGAAATCGTGCGTATCGGCCGCAGCAGCGGCGACCTCCAGGTCGACATCAGCGACAGCGCGTCGATTCGCCGCCTGTTCGAACAGACCGGGAAGTTCGATGCACTGGTCTGCGCCGCCGGAAATGTGACCTTCGCCCCGCTGGCGGAAATGACCGAGAAAGACTTTGCACTGGGCTTGAGTGACAAGCTCATGGGCCAGGTCAATCTGTTGCTGATCGGCCGCGACTATGCCAACGACGGCGCTTCGTTCACCTTCACCACTGGCGTGCTCAGCCACGACCCGATTCGCAGCGGCAGCTCGGCCGCGCTGGTCAATGGCGCCATCGACAGTTTCGTGCGTGCTGCGGCGATCGAATTGCCACGCGGCCTGCGCGTCAACTCAGTGAGCCCGAATGTACTGGCCGAAGCAATGGACAGCTACGCGCCCTATTTCCGCGGGTTCAAGCCGGTTCCGGCAGCCGACGTCGCGCTGGCCTATGCCAAGAGCGTGGAAGGCTTGCAGACTGGCCAGACCTACCGTGTAGGCTGA
- a CDS encoding ABC transporter ATP-binding protein has translation MLQFENVSTFYGKIQALHGVNVEVRQGEIVTLIGANGAGKSTLLMTLCGSPRAHSGHIRYMGEELVGLESAQIMRKSIAVVPEGRRVFARLTVEENLSMGGFFTDKGDYQEQMDKVLQLFPRLKERFNQRGGTMSGGEQQMLAIGRALMSKPKLLLLDEPSLGLAPIIIQQIFDIIEQLRRDGVTVFLVEQNANQALKVADRAYVLENGRVVMQGTGEALLNDPKVRDAYLGG, from the coding sequence ATGCTGCAGTTCGAAAACGTTTCTACCTTCTACGGCAAGATCCAGGCACTGCACGGGGTCAACGTGGAAGTCCGCCAGGGCGAGATCGTCACCCTGATCGGCGCCAACGGCGCCGGTAAATCGACCCTGCTGATGACCCTATGCGGCTCGCCTCGCGCCCACAGCGGCCACATCCGCTACATGGGCGAAGAGCTGGTCGGGCTCGAGTCGGCGCAGATCATGCGCAAGAGCATTGCCGTCGTGCCGGAAGGCCGCCGGGTGTTCGCCCGCCTGACCGTCGAAGAGAACCTGTCCATGGGTGGTTTCTTCACCGACAAGGGCGACTACCAGGAGCAGATGGACAAGGTCCTGCAGTTGTTCCCGCGCCTGAAGGAGCGCTTCAACCAGCGCGGCGGCACCATGTCCGGCGGTGAACAGCAAATGCTCGCCATCGGCCGTGCGCTGATGAGCAAGCCCAAGCTGTTGTTGCTCGACGAGCCTTCGCTGGGCCTGGCACCGATCATCATCCAGCAGATTTTCGACATCATCGAACAACTGCGACGTGATGGCGTGACCGTATTCCTGGTCGAGCAGAACGCCAACCAGGCCCTGAAAGTCGCCGACCGTGCCTACGTGCTGGAAAACGGTCGCGTGGTCATGCAGGGTACTGGCGAAGCCTTGCTCAACGATCCGAAAGTACGCGATGCGTACCTGGGTGGTTGA
- a CDS encoding DUF2288 domain-containing protein codes for MQSLAFPNLSINHLFETGFFCKNTTHQSVELFLVKPMTEQPSTLYAKLLGETAVIDWEGLQPFFARGALLWVEPTLDLIEVAQAVAENRHEDFAVWHAAGSVSKLSDTRAADLNERRPEIWAVVVSPWVLIQVRTKP; via the coding sequence GTGCAATCCTTGGCTTTTCCGAACTTGTCGATCAATCACTTATTTGAAACCGGGTTTTTCTGCAAAAATACGACCCATCAAAGCGTCGAACTATTTTTGGTGAAACCCATGACAGAACAACCTAGCACCCTCTATGCCAAACTGCTCGGAGAAACGGCAGTAATTGACTGGGAGGGTTTGCAGCCCTTTTTCGCCCGCGGTGCCCTATTGTGGGTCGAGCCCACGCTGGATTTGATCGAAGTCGCGCAAGCCGTGGCCGAGAACCGTCATGAAGACTTTGCCGTCTGGCACGCCGCCGGGAGCGTGAGCAAGCTGTCTGATACAAGGGCAGCAGACCTCAATGAGCGTCGTCCGGAAATCTGGGCAGTGGTGGTTTCGCCCTGGGTACTGATTCAGGTGCGGACAAAACCCTGA
- a CDS encoding DUF692 domain-containing protein has translation MTTPAATAVHRAAQAACQLPARVGVGLKPEYFRGLLEDHPDIGFLEIHAENYMVEGGPFHRYLGLLHEKYPLSIHGVGLSIGAETPLDRDHLQRLKTLFERHPPQAFSEHLAWSSHGPLFLNDLLPLAYDRTTLNRVCSHVDQVQETLGRPLLLENPATYLEFKASTLDETDFISEIVQRTGCGLLLDVNNVYVSCINHGRDPLAYLSALPLHAVEQVHLAGFSEDADGMGQRLLIDSHSAPIDDAVWALYRQLLQRIGPIPTLIERDNDLPPLPQLLAEARRAEELIMACEVQP, from the coding sequence ATGACAACTCCAGCCGCCACCGCCGTGCATCGAGCCGCTCAGGCCGCCTGCCAGCTACCAGCCCGAGTCGGGGTGGGGCTCAAGCCCGAGTACTTTCGCGGTCTGCTCGAAGACCATCCGGACATTGGTTTTCTTGAAATCCATGCCGAGAACTACATGGTCGAGGGCGGGCCTTTTCACCGCTACCTCGGCTTGCTTCACGAAAAGTATCCGCTTTCGATCCACGGGGTCGGCTTGTCCATCGGCGCCGAAACCCCGCTGGACCGCGACCATCTGCAGCGCCTGAAAACTCTGTTCGAAAGGCACCCACCGCAAGCATTCTCCGAACACCTGGCCTGGTCCAGCCACGGCCCGCTGTTCCTCAACGATCTACTGCCGCTGGCCTACGACCGGACGACGCTGAACCGTGTTTGCTCCCATGTGGATCAGGTTCAGGAAACACTGGGGCGCCCCTTGTTGCTGGAGAATCCGGCCACTTACCTGGAGTTCAAGGCCTCGACCCTGGATGAAACGGATTTCATCAGCGAAATCGTGCAGCGGACCGGTTGTGGCCTGCTGCTCGACGTCAACAATGTGTATGTCTCGTGCATCAATCATGGCCGCGATCCACTGGCGTACCTGTCCGCCCTGCCCCTGCACGCCGTGGAACAGGTTCACCTGGCAGGCTTCAGCGAAGATGCCGACGGCATGGGCCAGCGCCTGCTGATCGACAGCCACTCGGCCCCCATCGATGACGCGGTGTGGGCGCTCTACCGCCAATTGCTCCAGCGCATCGGGCCGATCCCTACGCTGATCGAGCGCGACAACGACCTGCCGCCCTTGCCGCAGTTGTTGGCCGAAGCCCGCCGGGCTGAAGAATTGATCATGGCCTGCGAGGTTCAGCCATGA
- a CDS encoding LysR family transcriptional regulator — MSELDDLTAFAVLMEAGSFTLAAQQLGWSKGQLSKRISRLETSHSVLLLHRTTRRLSLTAAGAALLPQAQALVAQVERARQALARLKDDMAGPVRMTVPVSLGETFFEGLLLEFSGTYPEIQIELELNNGYRDLLRDGFDLAIRSNVANDERLVARPLLAMQEVTCASPAYLAQHGEPHTPMELAEHRCLLNSHYSGREEWLYHQRHELLRVRVSGPLASNHYSLLKKAALVGAGIVRLPSYMLHAELGDGRLQWLLRDYQTRSTPMFLVHPYQGGMPRRVQVLADYLMGWFQRSTQALEKL; from the coding sequence ATGAGCGAACTGGATGACCTGACAGCCTTTGCCGTGTTGATGGAGGCGGGCAGTTTTACGCTGGCCGCGCAGCAATTGGGCTGGAGCAAAGGCCAGCTGTCCAAGCGCATCAGTCGATTGGAAACCAGTCACTCAGTGTTGTTGCTGCACCGAACCACCCGCCGCCTCAGCCTGACGGCCGCTGGCGCGGCACTGTTGCCCCAGGCACAGGCATTGGTCGCCCAAGTGGAAAGAGCGCGCCAGGCGCTGGCCCGGCTCAAGGACGACATGGCCGGGCCGGTACGCATGACGGTACCGGTCTCGCTGGGGGAAACGTTCTTCGAGGGGTTGCTGCTTGAGTTCTCGGGCACGTATCCCGAGATCCAGATCGAACTGGAGCTCAACAATGGTTACCGGGATTTATTGCGCGATGGCTTCGACCTGGCGATCCGCTCGAACGTGGCCAATGACGAGCGGTTGGTGGCCAGGCCCCTGCTGGCCATGCAGGAAGTCACCTGCGCCAGCCCGGCCTACCTGGCGCAGCATGGGGAGCCCCATACGCCCATGGAGCTTGCCGAGCATCGTTGCCTGCTCAACAGCCACTATAGCGGCCGGGAGGAATGGCTGTACCACCAGCGCCATGAATTGCTCCGTGTGCGGGTTTCGGGGCCGCTCGCCAGCAACCACTACAGCCTGCTGAAGAAAGCGGCGCTGGTGGGCGCCGGGATCGTTCGGCTGCCGTCCTACATGCTGCATGCCGAATTGGGTGATGGGCGCTTGCAGTGGTTGTTGCGCGACTACCAGACCCGCAGCACGCCGATGTTTCTGGTTCATCCGTACCAGGGTGGCATGCCCAGGAGGGTTCAGGTGTTGGCCGATTACCTGATGGGCTGGTTCCAGCGCAGTACCCAGGCACTGGAAAAACTCTAG
- a CDS encoding branched-chain amino acid ABC transporter substrate-binding protein — MNKATKQISKLFAAMVLAGVASHSFAADTIKIGIAGPKTGPVTQYGDMQFIGAKMAIEQINAKGGVDGKMLEAKEYDDACDPKQAVAIANKVVNDGVKFVVGHLCSSSTQPASDIYEDEGVIMITPAATSPEITARGYKMVFRTIGLDSAQGPAAGNYIADHVKPKIVAVLHDKQQYGEGIATAVKQTLEGKGVKVAVFEGLNAGDKDFSSIIQKLKQANVDFVYYGGYHPELGLILRQSKEKGLNAKFMGPEGVGNDSISQIAQNASEGLLVTLPKSFDQDPANQALVKAFTDKKQDPTGPFVFPAYSAVDVIAEGIKAAKSEDTAKVAEAIHKGTFKTPTGDLSFDDKGDLKDFKFVVYQWHFGKPKTEVSPQ; from the coding sequence ATGAATAAGGCTACTAAGCAGATTTCCAAACTGTTTGCCGCAATGGTACTGGCAGGGGTTGCCAGCCATTCGTTCGCAGCCGACACCATCAAGATCGGTATCGCCGGCCCGAAAACCGGCCCCGTCACTCAGTATGGCGACATGCAGTTCATCGGCGCCAAGATGGCCATCGAGCAGATCAACGCCAAGGGGGGTGTCGATGGCAAGATGCTTGAAGCCAAGGAATACGACGACGCGTGCGACCCTAAACAAGCCGTGGCCATCGCCAACAAAGTGGTCAACGATGGTGTGAAGTTCGTTGTCGGCCACCTGTGCTCCAGCTCCACCCAACCGGCTTCTGACATCTACGAAGACGAAGGCGTGATCATGATCACCCCGGCTGCCACCAGCCCGGAAATCACCGCCCGTGGCTACAAGATGGTCTTCCGCACCATCGGCCTGGACAGCGCTCAAGGCCCGGCAGCCGGCAACTACATCGCCGACCACGTCAAGCCGAAAATCGTTGCCGTCCTGCACGACAAGCAGCAGTACGGTGAAGGCATCGCCACCGCCGTGAAGCAAACCCTCGAAGGCAAAGGCGTCAAGGTTGCCGTGTTCGAAGGCCTGAACGCCGGCGACAAGGACTTCTCCTCGATCATCCAGAAGCTCAAGCAAGCCAACGTCGACTTCGTCTACTACGGCGGCTACCACCCGGAGCTGGGCCTGATCCTGCGCCAGTCCAAGGAAAAGGGCCTGAACGCCAAGTTCATGGGGCCTGAGGGCGTGGGCAACGACTCCATCTCGCAGATCGCCCAGAACGCCTCCGAAGGCCTGCTGGTGACCCTGCCGAAATCCTTCGACCAGGATCCTGCCAACCAGGCGCTGGTGAAAGCCTTCACCGACAAGAAGCAGGACCCGACCGGCCCGTTCGTGTTCCCGGCCTACTCGGCCGTTGACGTGATCGCCGAAGGCATCAAGGCCGCCAAGAGCGAAGATACCGCCAAGGTGGCTGAAGCCATTCACAAAGGCACCTTCAAAACCCCTACCGGCGACCTGTCGTTCGACGACAAGGGCGACCTGAAGGACTTCAAGTTCGTGGTCTATCAGTGGCATTTCGGTAAACCAAAGACTGAAGTTTCGCCTCAGTAA
- a CDS encoding DoxX family protein, which translates to MNTYKGTRSLPVRLVERAIALFEAIPHSLVAFIARFSIAAVFWKSGQTKVEGFAVDLISGNFELGMPHLADSTIPLFRSEYPVPLLTPEVAAHMAAFAEHFFPVLILVGFATRFSALALLGMTLVIQTFVYPDAYPTHGTWAAVLLYLMARGPGVLSIDHLIARR; encoded by the coding sequence ATGAACACCTACAAGGGTACCCGCAGTCTCCCCGTTCGCCTGGTAGAGCGCGCCATTGCGTTGTTCGAAGCGATCCCCCACAGCCTGGTCGCATTCATCGCGCGCTTCTCGATTGCGGCGGTGTTCTGGAAATCCGGGCAAACCAAGGTCGAAGGCTTCGCAGTCGATCTGATCTCCGGCAACTTCGAACTGGGCATGCCGCACCTGGCCGACTCGACCATTCCCTTGTTTCGAAGCGAATACCCGGTGCCGTTGCTTACACCTGAAGTGGCGGCGCACATGGCAGCCTTTGCCGAACACTTTTTTCCGGTTCTGATTCTGGTCGGCTTCGCCACCCGTTTCTCTGCACTGGCGTTGCTCGGGATGACCCTGGTCATTCAGACATTCGTCTACCCCGACGCCTACCCCACCCACGGTACCTGGGCGGCGGTGCTGCTCTATCTGATGGCCCGTGGGCCAGGAGTGCTTTCGATCGACCACCTGATTGCCCGGCGCTAG
- the livH gene encoding high-affinity branched-chain amino acid ABC transporter permease LivH, translated as MPEIYHFFQQLVNGMTIGSTYALIAIGYTMVYGIIGMINFAHGEVYMIGSYVAFIVLAGLAMLGLDSLPLLMTAAFLATIVVTSAYGYSIERIAYRPLRGSNRLIPLISAIGMSIFLQNTVLLSQDSKDKSIPNLIPGSITFGPGGAHEVLISYMQILVFVVTLVVMLGLTLFISRSRLGRACRACAEDIKMANLLGINTNNIIALTFVIGAALAAVAAVLLSMQYGVINPNAGFLVGLKAFTAAVLGGIGSIPGAMLGGLVLGVAEAFGADIFGDQYKDVVAFALLVLVLLFRPTGLLGRPEVEKV; from the coding sequence ATGCCTGAGATCTATCACTTCTTCCAACAGCTGGTTAATGGGATGACCATTGGCAGCACCTATGCCTTGATAGCCATTGGCTACACAATGGTTTACGGCATTATTGGAATGATCAACTTCGCCCATGGCGAGGTCTATATGATCGGTTCCTACGTGGCCTTCATCGTCCTTGCCGGACTGGCCATGCTGGGTCTCGATTCACTGCCGCTGTTGATGACCGCCGCTTTCCTGGCGACCATCGTTGTCACCAGTGCCTACGGCTACAGTATCGAACGGATCGCCTACCGCCCTCTGCGGGGCAGTAACCGCCTGATCCCGCTGATCTCGGCCATCGGCATGTCGATCTTTCTGCAAAACACCGTGCTGCTATCGCAGGATTCCAAGGACAAATCGATCCCCAACCTGATCCCGGGTAGCATTACCTTTGGTCCGGGCGGCGCACATGAAGTGCTGATCTCCTACATGCAAATTCTGGTGTTCGTGGTGACACTGGTGGTGATGCTCGGCCTCACCCTGTTCATCTCGCGTTCACGTCTGGGGCGTGCCTGCCGGGCCTGTGCCGAAGACATCAAGATGGCCAACCTGCTGGGCATCAATACCAACAACATCATCGCCCTGACCTTTGTCATCGGTGCGGCCCTGGCCGCCGTGGCGGCTGTACTGCTGAGCATGCAGTACGGCGTGATCAACCCCAACGCCGGCTTCCTGGTGGGCCTGAAAGCCTTTACCGCGGCAGTTCTGGGCGGCATCGGCAGCATTCCGGGCGCCATGCTCGGCGGGCTGGTGCTTGGGGTGGCGGAAGCCTTTGGTGCCGATATCTTCGGCGACCAGTACAAGGACGTGGTGGCATTCGCACTGCTGGTCCTGGTGTTGTTATTCCGGCCAACCGGCCTGCTGGGCCGTCCGGAGGTTGAGAAAGTATGA
- the livG gene encoding high-affinity branched-chain amino acid ABC transporter ATP-binding protein LivG: MSREILKVNGLSMRFGGLLAVNGVSLSVKEKQVVSMIGPNGAGKTTVFNCLTGFYKPTSGSIQLNGEAIEGLPGHKIAGKGVVRTFQNVRLFKEMTAVENLLIAQHRHLNTNFLSGLFKTPAFRRSEREAMEYAEFWLDKVNLKEFANRPAGTLAYGQQRRLEIARCMMTRPRILMLDEPAAGLNPRETEDLKALIGTLREEHDVTVLLIEHDMKLVMSISDHIFVINQGTPLANGTPEQVRDNPEVIKAYLGEA; encoded by the coding sequence ATGAGCAGAGAGATCCTCAAAGTAAATGGCCTGAGCATGCGCTTCGGCGGCTTGCTGGCGGTCAATGGCGTGTCCCTGAGCGTGAAAGAGAAACAGGTGGTGTCGATGATCGGCCCCAACGGCGCCGGTAAAACCACTGTATTCAACTGCCTGACCGGGTTCTACAAACCCACTTCGGGCAGCATCCAGCTCAACGGTGAAGCGATCGAAGGCCTGCCTGGCCACAAGATCGCCGGCAAAGGCGTGGTGCGTACCTTCCAGAACGTGCGGTTGTTCAAGGAAATGACCGCCGTGGAAAACCTGCTGATCGCCCAGCACCGCCACCTGAACACCAATTTCCTGTCAGGCCTGTTCAAGACCCCGGCGTTTCGCCGCAGCGAGCGCGAGGCGATGGAATACGCCGAGTTCTGGCTGGATAAGGTCAACCTCAAGGAGTTCGCCAACCGTCCGGCCGGCACTCTGGCCTATGGACAGCAGCGCCGCCTGGAAATCGCCCGCTGCATGATGACCCGTCCGCGGATCCTCATGCTCGACGAACCGGCCGCCGGCCTCAACCCGCGGGAAACCGAAGACCTCAAGGCGCTGATCGGAACCCTGCGCGAAGAGCACGACGTGACCGTGCTGCTGATCGAACACGACATGAAACTGGTCATGAGCATCTCCGACCATATCTTCGTGATCAACCAGGGCACGCCTCTGGCCAACGGCACACCGGAACAGGTCCGCGACAACCCTGAAGTGATCAAAGCCTACCTGGGGGAAGCGTAA
- a CDS encoding high-affinity branched-chain amino acid ABC transporter permease LivM yields MTRNLKQALFSALLVWAVAYPVLGLKLSIAGINLIVEGASASTLAIIAACSVLMFLRVLFDSQWNTLMKSGQRGPLVSPKVSNFMTLPTTQRWVIMGLIIVALVWPFFGSRGAVDIATLILIYVLLGLGLNIVVGLAGLLDLGYVGFYAVGAYSYALLSHYYGLSFWICLPIAGLMAATFGFLLGFPVLRLRGDYLAIVTLGFGEIIRLFLRNLTDLTGGPNGISNIEKPTFFGLTFERKAAEGLQTFHEYFGLEYNSVNKVIFLYLVALLLALFALFVINRLLRMPIGRAWEALREDEIACRALGLNPTVIKLSAFTLGACFAGFAGSFFAARQGLVTPESFTFIESATILAIVVLGGMGSQLGVVLAATVMILLPELMRDFSEYRMLMFGALMVLMMIWRPQGLLPMQRPHMELRK; encoded by the coding sequence ATGACTCGCAATCTTAAACAGGCGCTGTTCAGCGCCCTGCTGGTATGGGCAGTCGCCTATCCGGTACTCGGTCTGAAACTGTCCATCGCCGGCATCAACCTCATAGTCGAGGGTGCCAGTGCCTCAACGCTGGCCATCATCGCCGCCTGCTCGGTGCTGATGTTCCTGCGCGTGTTGTTCGACAGTCAGTGGAACACCTTGATGAAGTCCGGGCAGAGAGGCCCGCTGGTTTCGCCCAAGGTCAGCAACTTCATGACCCTGCCAACCACCCAGCGCTGGGTCATCATGGGGTTGATCATCGTCGCTCTGGTGTGGCCGTTCTTCGGCTCTCGCGGTGCGGTGGATATCGCCACGCTGATCCTGATCTATGTGTTGCTCGGCCTGGGCCTGAACATCGTGGTCGGACTGGCCGGCCTGCTCGACCTGGGCTATGTCGGCTTCTACGCCGTGGGCGCCTACAGCTATGCCCTGCTCTCGCACTACTACGGGCTGAGCTTCTGGATCTGCCTGCCGATCGCCGGCTTGATGGCCGCGACCTTCGGCTTCCTGCTCGGCTTCCCGGTACTGCGTCTGCGTGGCGACTACCTGGCCATCGTTACCCTGGGCTTCGGCGAGATCATTCGCCTGTTCCTGCGTAACCTGACCGACCTCACCGGTGGCCCGAACGGCATCAGCAACATCGAGAAGCCAACGTTCTTCGGCCTGACCTTCGAACGCAAGGCAGCTGAAGGCCTGCAGACCTTCCACGAATACTTCGGCCTGGAGTACAACTCGGTCAACAAGGTGATTTTCCTTTACCTGGTTGCCCTGTTGCTGGCGCTGTTCGCGCTGTTCGTGATCAACCGCCTGCTGCGCATGCCGATCGGCCGTGCCTGGGAAGCCTTGCGCGAAGACGAAATCGCCTGCCGGGCCCTGGGCCTGAACCCGACCGTCATCAAGCTTTCGGCATTCACCCTAGGCGCCTGCTTCGCCGGTTTTGCCGGTAGCTTCTTCGCTGCCCGCCAGGGCCTGGTGACGCCGGAATCCTTCACCTTCATCGAGTCTGCGACCATCCTCGCCATCGTCGTATTGGGCGGCATGGGCTCGCAGCTGGGCGTCGTCCTCGCCGCCACCGTGATGATCCTGCTGCCTGAGCTGATGCGTGACTTCAGCGAATACCGCATGTTGATGTTCGGTGCCTTGATGGTGCTGATGATGATTTGGCGCCCACAAGGTCTGCTGCCCATGCAACGTCCTCACATGGAGCTGCGCAAATGA